One window of Thermocoleostomius sinensis A174 genomic DNA carries:
- a CDS encoding SDR family oxidoreductase produces MGSSIGCALITGAGSGIGRATAQAFAEAGIDLALVSRSPAKLDEVAATVAQTGVTVKTYPLDLAVVDQVNAAISQIAAELPIDILVNNAGIAQTGEVLSTSLSDWQRVIDLNLTSVFQCIQAVLPGMRERQRGTIVNVSSIAAHHTFAGWGAYSVSKAGIASLSKVLAAEERAYGIRVAVITPGAVNTPIWDTIPEEFDRSQMLTPDVVAQSILHTVLLPPQAVIDELIVMPRAGAI; encoded by the coding sequence ATGGGTTCTTCAATTGGATGTGCGCTCATTACAGGAGCAGGCAGTGGAATTGGTCGGGCAACGGCTCAAGCGTTTGCAGAGGCGGGAATTGATTTGGCACTGGTCAGTCGTTCTCCAGCTAAGCTAGACGAAGTTGCTGCTACAGTGGCGCAGACTGGCGTTACCGTCAAGACCTATCCATTGGATTTGGCAGTGGTGGATCAGGTCAACGCCGCTATTAGTCAGATTGCGGCTGAACTGCCGATCGACATTTTGGTGAACAATGCTGGTATTGCTCAAACGGGCGAGGTGCTCTCTACTTCGTTGTCAGACTGGCAACGGGTGATTGACCTTAATCTCACCAGTGTTTTTCAGTGTATTCAGGCGGTACTGCCAGGAATGCGGGAGCGGCAACGGGGCACTATTGTCAATGTGTCGTCGATCGCGGCTCACCATACCTTTGCGGGCTGGGGGGCATACAGTGTCAGCAAAGCAGGAATTGCCTCGTTGTCTAAAGTTTTAGCCGCTGAAGAGCGGGCCTACGGCATTCGTGTGGCTGTGATTACGCCAGGGGCAGTTAATACTCCCATTTGGGACACCATTCCAGAAGAGTTCGATCGGTCTCAAATGCTGACACCCGATGTGGTTGCTCAGTCCATCCTTCATACTGTGCTGCTTCCGCCGCAGGCAGTTATTGACGAGTTGATTGTGATGCCTCGGGCTGGAGCAATTTAA